Proteins encoded together in one Shewanella acanthi window:
- the rpsU gene encoding 30S ribosomal protein S21 encodes MPIIKVRENEPFDVALRRFKRSCEKAGILADVRAREFYEKPTTARKRAKAAAVKRLAKKLSRENARRVRLY; translated from the coding sequence ATGCCAATTATTAAAGTACGTGAAAACGAACCATTCGACGTAGCTCTGCGTCGTTTCAAGCGCTCTTGTGAAAAAGCTGGTATTTTAGCCGACGTGCGTGCTCGTGAATTCTACGAGAAGCCAACTACTGCACGTAAGCGCGCAAAAGCAGCTGCAGTTAAACGTTTAGCTAAAAAGCTTTCTCGCGAAAACGCACGTCGCGTACGTTTATACTAA
- the tsaD gene encoding tRNA (adenosine(37)-N6)-threonylcarbamoyltransferase complex transferase subunit TsaD: MRVLGIETSCDETGIAIYDDELGLLSHALYSQVKLHADYGGVVPELASRDHVRKIIPLIRQALKDANTDIADLDGIAYTKGPGLIGALLVGACVGRSLAFAWNKPAIGVHHMEGHLLAPMLEDDAPEFPFVALLVSGGHSMLVKVDGIGLYEVLGESVDDAAGEAFDKTAKLMGLDYPGGPRLAKLAAKGEPADYKFPRPMTDRPGLDFSFSGLKTFAANTIASQPDDEQTRANIARAFEEAVVDTLAIKCRRALKQTGYNRLVIAGGVSANTRLRESLAEMMSSIGGRVYYPRGEFCTDNGAMIAFAGLQRLQAGQQEDLAVKGQPRWPLDTLPPVA; encoded by the coding sequence ATGCGGGTTCTAGGTATTGAGACGTCGTGCGACGAGACAGGTATTGCTATCTATGACGATGAGTTGGGATTACTTTCCCATGCTTTATATAGTCAGGTGAAGTTGCACGCCGATTATGGCGGAGTCGTGCCAGAGTTGGCATCACGTGACCATGTGCGCAAAATTATCCCTCTTATCCGTCAAGCATTAAAAGACGCCAATACTGACATAGCCGACTTAGATGGCATTGCCTACACCAAAGGTCCTGGTCTTATTGGTGCATTATTAGTGGGTGCTTGTGTGGGGCGCTCACTCGCCTTTGCTTGGAATAAACCCGCAATTGGTGTGCACCATATGGAAGGGCATTTACTCGCGCCTATGCTTGAAGATGATGCCCCGGAGTTCCCCTTTGTTGCCTTGCTGGTTTCTGGTGGTCACTCCATGCTGGTAAAAGTCGATGGTATCGGCCTCTATGAAGTTTTAGGTGAATCGGTAGATGATGCTGCCGGTGAGGCCTTCGATAAAACCGCTAAATTAATGGGACTGGATTATCCTGGAGGCCCACGGCTTGCCAAGCTTGCCGCCAAAGGTGAACCTGCGGATTATAAATTCCCCCGTCCGATGACCGACAGACCGGGCCTTGATTTCAGCTTCTCTGGCCTTAAAACCTTCGCCGCGAATACTATTGCCTCACAGCCTGACGATGAGCAGACCCGTGCGAATATCGCTCGCGCCTTTGAAGAGGCGGTAGTCGATACGCTGGCAATTAAATGCCGCCGCGCACTTAAGCAAACGGGATACAACCGATTAGTGATTGCAGGTGGCGTGAGTGCCAATACCCGTTTACGTGAATCGCTGGCTGAAATGATGTCATCTATCGGTGGCAGAGTGTATTACCCAAGGGGGGAGTTTTGTACCGATAATGGTGCGATGATCGCCTTTGCAGGTTTACAGCGTTTACAGGCAGGGCAACAGGAAGATTTAGCGGTAAAAGGTCAACCACGTTGGCCACTCGATACATTGCCGCCAGTGGCATAA
- a CDS encoding GatB/YqeY domain-containing protein, translating into MSLIDQLKDHMKQAMIAKEKVRLGTIRMALAAIKQIEVDTRETLNDEQVIAVLTKMVKQRRDSIAQYEAAGRNELAAAEAEEIQVIETFLPTPLTEAEIAAFIDAAIVEMGASSMADMGKVMGALKPKVQGRADMGAIGAMIRAKLQ; encoded by the coding sequence ATGAGCCTAATTGATCAGCTGAAAGACCATATGAAGCAGGCCATGATCGCCAAAGAGAAGGTGAGATTGGGAACCATTCGTATGGCACTTGCAGCCATCAAACAGATTGAAGTGGATACCCGCGAAACGCTGAATGATGAGCAGGTTATAGCTGTCTTAACCAAAATGGTGAAACAACGTCGCGATTCGATTGCTCAATATGAAGCAGCGGGTCGCAACGAGTTGGCCGCAGCAGAAGCAGAAGAGATTCAAGTTATTGAAACTTTCCTGCCAACACCCCTCACTGAGGCGGAAATTGCAGCGTTCATCGATGCAGCTATTGTTGAAATGGGTGCATCCTCCATGGCGGATATGGGCAAAGTAATGGGAGCATTGAAGCCTAAGGTGCAAGGACGTGCAGATATGGGCGCCATCGGCGCTATGATCCGTGCTAAATTGCAGTAA